One Danio aesculapii chromosome 22, fDanAes4.1, whole genome shotgun sequence genomic window carries:
- the LOC130215600 gene encoding zinc finger protein 501-like isoform X2, producing the protein MSDPEPCRIKEEETEELIDVMVKEESEDEEKHHVRSEEETRTKIERSFSMKRSAVKGLTCTQCGKSFRRNYDLKGHVRTHTGEKPFTCTQCGKSFTQLPYLNKHMRIHPGERPHKCDQCSKLFYIVSELKEHLRVHTKEKPSCSECGKSFTRRSSLRRHQKIHSGVKEFVCSECGKSFITAAHLRLHQMIHTGEKQYVCSHCDKRFGHLSVLKVHEMTHTGEKPFTCIQCGKSFTQLSNLHQHMLIHTGEKKHRCDQCGKTFLRPYELQKHLRVHTKEKPYSCSECGKSFTRLAYLNVHQQIHTGVREHVCFECEKSFITARDLKRHQMTHTAERPHVCSHCNKAFRDLGCLKSHIKIHSGVKPHRCDQCGKTFLRATHLKDHLRVHTKEKP; encoded by the coding sequence ACGtgatggtgaaggaggagagcgaagatgaggagaaacatcatgtcagaAGTGAAGAAGAAACTCGCACAAAGATTGAACGTAGCTTTTCAATGAAAAGATCAGCTGTAAAAGGTTTGACCTGCACTCAGTGCGGAAAGAGTTTCAGGCGCAATTACGATCTCAAGGGTCACgtgaggactcacactggagagaaaccgttcacatgtactcagtgcgggaagagtttcacacaACTACcataccttaataaacacatgaggatccacccTGGGGAGAGACCGCACAAATGTGATCAGTGCAGCAAGTTGTTTTATATAGTTTCAGAGCTGAAGGAgcatcttagagttcatacaaaggagaaaccttcatgctctgagtgtggaaagagttttacacgACGGTCAAGTTTAAGGagacatcagaagatccacagtGGTGTGAAAGAGTTTGTCTGCtctgagtgtgggaagagttttattaCAGCTGCACACTTGAGATTGCAccagatgattcacactggagagaaacagtacgtgtgttcacactgcgacaagagattcggTCACTTAAGTGTACTGAAAGTACATGAGATGAcgcacactggagagaaaccgttcacgTGTATTCAATGTGGGAAGAGCTTCACGCAATTATCAAACCTTCATCAGCACATgctgatccacaccggagagaaaaaACACAGATGTGATCAGTGCGGCAAGACATTTCTGAGGCCTTACGAGTTGCAGAAacatcttagagttcatacaaaggagaagccgtattcatgctctgagtgtggaaagagttttacacgGCTggcatatttaaatgtacatcaGCAGATCCACACTGGCGTGAGGGAGCatgtgtgctttgagtgtgagaagagtTTTATCACAGCTCGAGACTTGAAACGACACCAGATGACTCACACTGCAGAGAGACCTCATGTGTGTTCGCACTGCAACAAAGCATTTAGGGATTTAGGATGTCTAAAATCACACATAAAGATCCACTCTGGAGTGAAACCACACAGATGTGATCAGTGcggcaaaacatttttgagggCTACACATCTGAAGGaccatcttagagttcatacaaaggagaaacCTTAG